The genomic region TCGGTATCATTATCGCCGGCTGGTTCATTTACCGTGCCGAGAAGAAGCTCGAGCGGGAAATGGAACAGGCTTCAGCCGAAATGGCGATGAACCGCACCGAGTAGGGGGCTTGGCCTGCCAATCAAATCTCTGTGCCGGCCGTTAACAGGCTTCGCCAGCCGGCACTGAGACAGTATTCACAAAATTGAAATGCGCCAGCAGATGGTGTAGGCTCCGGGTGTTGCCGTTCATGGATGATGTTGGCTATGCCGTTACCCGAGCCAGAAGTATTCAGTCATTTTCTCCCCTTCCGCCGTTTGAGCCCGGTCGAGCACTGTCTGCTCAGCCGTCGTGTTCGCATTGAACAATACCGCCGCGGTGCCGAACTCGCCGCCATTGGTGATACCGATGGTGATGAAATTTTCCTGTTGTCTGGCGCCCTGACACTGGTGGCTCAGGATGGCGGCCGCCGACGGGTCGATACCGGCACCGCCAGTGCGCTTGGCGCCATTTCCCAATTACGTCCGCGCCAGTTCCGCGTCGTAGCCGACAGTCTGGTTGAGGTGCTGTTGGTTCCGCTGGACGTCATGCATTGGCTCAATCAACAAGCCACAAACCAATTTTCCGTCGCCGAACTGGAGCTCGACGAAAACGATGACGATGATCGCCTGTTCGCCGCGATGCTGACCGATTTGCCGCAGTTTCGCGTCAACCTGCCGGTAACTCGCGCCGGAGCGGCGGCGATTCGCGGCATCGTTAATCAGACCAATCAGGGTTTGGCGCAATTGGCGCAGGCCGCGATGATCGAGCCATCGGTTGCGGTAAGGCTGATTGGCGCTGCCAATCATCCATTGAGTGCTCCGGGGCGTAATAAACAAAGCTGTTTTGAGGCCGCTGCGCATCTTGGCGTTGAAACGACACGGCGTTTACTGACGGTGTTTACCTCCAGCGAATTCGTGCCGGACCGTTATTCGACCATTCACGCCCGCTTTGCCGAGGCGGTGCGACGCAGCCGTGAATGTGCTTATCTGTGCGCGCAGTTGGCTGAGTTGACGGGTACGTTGGTCGCGGCCAACGCCTATCTGGCGGGCTTGCTGCACGCCGTTGGCGAAATCGCGGCGCTGGCTTATGCCGAGCCATGGCATGAACTCTGTTTGGATAAACAGCGCTTGGAGGCTTGCCTTAACCGCTTGCGACCCACAATGGGCGCTACCATTCTGCGCGAATATGGTTTCAACAGTGATGCCGTGCTGGCGGCCAGCAGCGCTACCGATTGGGCACGGGAAATTGAAGACGGGCTTGATTACGCGGATTTGGTGATTTTGAGTTTACTGCACAGCGCGATCGGAACCGAACATGCGCGCAAGGTGCCGCCGATGCACACGATTCCGGCGTTTGCCCGGGTAACCCACGGCGAACTCAGTCCATCGAAAAGCCTGGCGATGATTCGCACCGCGCGAGCGCTGGCCGATAAAGCCCGGCCCCCGGATTGGCAGTTCTCTGTAGCATAAAAAACGGCGCCTCTATGGCGCCGTTTTCTTATGCCCGTTTGCAATGGATTTACAGTGTCCAGATTTCGATCTGCGCCGATTGCTGCAAGAATTCCTCGGGGCCGTTGGTGACCAGCACCTTGTCGTAAACCGGAATATTCTGCGTCTGTAGCAACGACTCCAGGCGTTGGATTGCCGGTGAAAATTCATTGCTGTTGCTGCCAGGGCGAACATCCACGAGCACCAGGTTTTTTGCCTTGCCATCCTGAATGAACTGCTGCACGCGCAACAGATCGCGTTCGAACTTGCCGTCCTCAACCAGCTGGGCGTTATCCATCATCGCAAACGTCACCGACAATCGATCACCCAGCGATGCCAATGAACGATAACGGGCCGAGTATTTCTGATTGGCAATGCGTGGTTTGTCGCGGGTTGGGTAGAACGGAATCAAACCGCTTTCGCCGGCATAGCGCTGGCCTTCGTTACTGCGAACGAACTCGATAAATCGGGTAACAACATCAGTACCACCGGTGGGTTTCGGCTGGTACAAATACAAGCGACGCGACAGCACATAGTTCTCGGTGCCGATCGTGTGTCGGCTCGGTAAGGCAAACGGTGAGTTGTTGTCTTTCGCGACGGCCAAAGGTTTGCTGCGGTAAACGTGCGCAATACCGACGAAACCGATGGCATTGCGATCATTGCTGACTTGCGTCGCCAGTTCTTCGCTGGATTCAAAACGCTTGGCGCCGTCAACCAGTTTCACTTTCGCTGGTTTCAGCACCAGCGAATCAAAGGTGTCCCAGGTACCGGATTTATCGTCGCGAGCCAATACGGTAATCGCGCCTGCCGGTGCCCCCACACTTGACCAATCGCTGATTTGCCCGGAGAAAATCTGCGCGATTTGTTCCAGCGTCATCTGCTTCAACGGGTTTTCCGGATGGACGATGACAGCCAGCGCATCGAGCGCGATGATGTGTTCTTGACCATCGGCGGTCATGTCGCCAAGTGCCGATAGTTTTTCCACTTCTTCGCTCTTGATGCGACGCGACGACATGCCGAGATCGGCTGCACCTTCGGCCAGACTGACGAATGAGGTGCTGGAGCCGTGCGCTTTGATTTCGATGTTGACGTTTGGTCGCGATGGATGCTGGCGCGCAACGATCAGATTTTCCACTGGCGCCAGGTTTTGCAGACGAACATTGGCGTAACCTTCTTTTTGCAGGTAGGCCGTAGCGAGCTGCGGCATCAGGTGTTCACCAATGGTATTGGAGCCATGAATCCTTAGCAGCGGTTTGTCCATTGCCGGTGTTGCGGCGGTGGTGGCAGGCGTTGATGAGTTCATGACCCAGACGCCATAGCCACCACCGAGAACGGCCACGATCACAAGAATGATAAGGATGTTGCGCATGTTTGATACAGCCGATGCAAAAGAGGGCGGCATGATACCGACCGGTTTTGAATGACGGATGACAGTTTTCTTACATCGACAGGCCCTGGCCAGGTACTGGGTTTGAAATTCCATGCTAAAGCCGGCTGATGACCGGCACATGACTTCTGGCACTGTTGGCCGCTTCGTGCATTTCGCATCATGGCTTCATCGTGAAGCGAAGGGTAAGGAAATCGCCATGACTGAAGTACTGCGTTGGACTCATATCATCACCGGCATGTTGGGCCTGGTGTTGTTCTGGATACCGGTGTTCGCCCGCAAAGGCTCGCCGTTGCATCGTATCGCCGGCAGAGGGTTTCTCTGGTGCACTTATATCGTTTCGGTGTCGGCGGTAACTGTTCTGGCTTTGCGTTTGTCGGAGCCGATCAGCCGCGGCGTTGATATCACGACGCTAAAGTTGTTCCCGTTTTTCGTCATGCTGGTTTATCTGGCGGTCATGTTGGTCATTGGTGCTTGGTACAGTCGCCATGTGTTGCAGTACAAGGCCGATTTGACCGGTTTGCGCAAACCGCTCGGCTGGGCGCTGGCCATCGTGTCGATACTCGCATCCGTCGTACTGGTGATCATTGCGCTGAATGGCAACCCGGCGCTGCGTGTGCTGTTGCTGGCGTTGTCACCACTCGGCATTCTCGGTGGCGTTGGCATGATCCGTCACTTCCTGGTACCGACACGTGAGCCAAAAGCCTGGATGATTCAGCACCTGAATAACGCACTCGGGCT from Permianibacter aggregans harbors:
- a CDS encoding HDOD domain-containing protein, whose amino-acid sequence is MPLPEPEVFSHFLPFRRLSPVEHCLLSRRVRIEQYRRGAELAAIGDTDGDEIFLLSGALTLVAQDGGRRRVDTGTASALGAISQLRPRQFRVVADSLVEVLLVPLDVMHWLNQQATNQFSVAELELDENDDDDRLFAAMLTDLPQFRVNLPVTRAGAAAIRGIVNQTNQGLAQLAQAAMIEPSVAVRLIGAANHPLSAPGRNKQSCFEAAAHLGVETTRRLLTVFTSSEFVPDRYSTIHARFAEAVRRSRECAYLCAQLAELTGTLVAANAYLAGLLHAVGEIAALAYAEPWHELCLDKQRLEACLNRLRPTMGATILREYGFNSDAVLAASSATDWAREIEDGLDYADLVILSLLHSAIGTEHARKVPPMHTIPAFARVTHGELSPSKSLAMIRTARALADKARPPDWQFSVA
- a CDS encoding phosphate ABC transporter substrate-binding protein; amino-acid sequence: MRNILIILVIVAVLGGGYGVWVMNSSTPATTAATPAMDKPLLRIHGSNTIGEHLMPQLATAYLQKEGYANVRLQNLAPVENLIVARQHPSRPNVNIEIKAHGSSTSFVSLAEGAADLGMSSRRIKSEEVEKLSALGDMTADGQEHIIALDALAVIVHPENPLKQMTLEQIAQIFSGQISDWSSVGAPAGAITVLARDDKSGTWDTFDSLVLKPAKVKLVDGAKRFESSEELATQVSNDRNAIGFVGIAHVYRSKPLAVAKDNNSPFALPSRHTIGTENYVLSRRLYLYQPKPTGGTDVVTRFIEFVRSNEGQRYAGESGLIPFYPTRDKPRIANQKYSARYRSLASLGDRLSVTFAMMDNAQLVEDGKFERDLLRVQQFIQDGKAKNLVLVDVRPGSNSNEFSPAIQRLESLLQTQNIPVYDKVLVTNGPEEFLQQSAQIEIWTL